The following are encoded in a window of Poecile atricapillus isolate bPoeAtr1 chromosome 3, bPoeAtr1.hap1, whole genome shotgun sequence genomic DNA:
- the RHOU gene encoding rho-related GTP-binding protein RhoU, with the protein MPPQQEGEAGYISKPVPPGGCEVPPVPPRRVRSGRAAAALGAALGGRCRAAGSGAVAGAGAGAGSEPRRSIKCVLVGDGAVGKTSLVVSYTTNGYPTEYIPTAFDNFSAVVSVDGKPVRLQLCDTAGQDEFDKLRPLCYTNTDIFLLCFSVVSPSSFQNVSEKWVPEIRCHCPKAPIILVGTQSDLREDVKVLIELDKCKEKPVSEEAAKLCAEEIKAASYIECSALTQKNLKEVFDAAIVAGIQYSDTQQQPKKSKCRTPDKMKNLSKSWWKKYCCFV; encoded by the exons ATGCCGCCGCAGCAGGAGGGCGAGGCGGGATACATCAGCAAGCCGGTGCCGCCGGGCGGCTGCGAGGTGCCGCCGGTGCCCCCGCGCAGGGTGCGcagcgggcgggcggcggcggcgctgggaGCGGCGCTGGGCGGCCGCTGCCGGGCGGCGGGGTCCGGGGCCGTggccggagccggggccggagcggggTCCGAGCCGCGGCGCAGCATCAAGTGCGTTCTGGTGGGAGACGGCGCGGTGGGCAAGACCAGCCTGGTGGTGAGCTACACCACCAACGGGTACCCCACCGAGTACATCCCCACCGCCTTCGACAACTTCTCCG CTGTTGTGTCTGTGGATGGCAAGCCGGTGAGACTTCAGCTCTGTGACACAGCTGGTCAG GATGAATTCGACAAGCTCAGGCCTCTGTGCTACACCAACACGGACATCTTCTTGCTGTGCTTCAGCGTGGTGAGCCCTTCGTCCTTCCAGAACGTGAGTGAGAAGTGGGTTCCTGAAATTCGCTGCCACTGCCCCAAAGCACCCATTATCCTGGTTGGGACGCAGTCAGACCTCCGGGAGGATGTCAAAGTCCTCATCGAGCTGGACAAGTGCAAAGAAAAGCCAGTCTCGGAGGAGGCTGCAAAGCTCTGTGCTGAGGAAATAAAAGCCGCGTCCTACATCGAGTGCTCCGCTTTGACTCAGAAAAACCTCAAGGAGGTCTTTGATGCAGCCATCGTGGCCGGTATTCAGTACTCGGATACCCAGCAGCAACCAAAGAAATCCAAATGTAGGACTCCAGACAAGATGAAAAACCTCTCCAAATCCTGGTGGAAAAAATACTGCTGTTTTGTATAG